One window of Ignavibacteriota bacterium genomic DNA carries:
- a CDS encoding metal ABC transporter ATP-binding protein: protein MSNLALEINDLTVAYRETPVLWDIDLEVPQGVLMAIVGPNGAGKSTLIKSVLGLVKAVAGNVKIFGQDYKSQRKRVGYVPQRTSVDWDFPTTVLDVVMMGTYGKLGWIKRPGLNEKAAALDALQRVGMEELSNRQINELSGGQQQRTFLARALVQNADIYFMDEPFAGVDAKTEKAIIQILKELRNKGKTIIAVHHELMTVKDYFDYLALINVKIIASGKVDEIFQPEIIRETYGGHSNILDSRIFG from the coding sequence ATGAGCAATTTAGCCCTCGAAATCAATGACTTAACAGTTGCTTACCGTGAAACTCCTGTTCTTTGGGATATAGACCTCGAAGTCCCTCAGGGAGTACTTATGGCAATAGTTGGTCCTAACGGTGCCGGAAAAAGCACACTTATCAAATCAGTTCTGGGACTTGTAAAAGCAGTTGCAGGTAATGTCAAAATATTTGGGCAAGATTACAAATCTCAGAGGAAAAGAGTAGGATATGTACCTCAGCGAACTTCAGTTGACTGGGACTTTCCAACCACTGTACTTGATGTAGTTATGATGGGAACTTACGGAAAATTAGGCTGGATAAAAAGACCCGGCTTAAATGAAAAAGCCGCTGCTCTTGACGCTTTGCAAAGGGTCGGAATGGAAGAATTGTCAAACAGACAAATCAACGAACTCAGCGGTGGGCAGCAACAAAGGACTTTTTTGGCGAGAGCTTTAGTCCAGAATGCCGATATTTATTTTATGGATGAGCCATTTGCAGGAGTTGATGCCAAAACCGAAAAAGCGATTATACAAATTCTCAAAGAACTTCGCAACAAAGGAAAAACTATAATTGCGGTGCATCACGAGCTTATGACAGTAAAAGACTATTTCGATTATTTAGCATTAATTAATGTAAAAATAATTGCATCAGGCAAGGTTGATGAAATCTTTCAGCCTGAAATTATTCGTGAAACTTATGGAGGTCATTCAAATATTTTAGATAGCAGGATTTTTGGCTAA
- a CDS encoding zinc ABC transporter substrate-binding protein, giving the protein MLRDKFFAVIIILTFSILMYNCSENKQDKPINKSSKLRVTSTTGMITDALNNIAGDKIELVATICGPGIDPHSYIPTTRDIVNINSSDLIIYNGLNLEAKMGEILGSQGKDKAFAIGTAIPKDSLINNSEKSNILDYDPHVWNSPMLWIYSLNMLIDVLVEKDPENADFYKTNGEKYINDIKEAYDYAKAKYSEIPQNRRVLISEHDAFQYFAKAYDFQVMSVLGMNTDSEAGIRVIQQLSDFVVANQVKSAFIETIINQKGIQALQNAVKSKKWEIKIAEKPLYSDALGQNPPTDTFIGTIIYNADVIYEALK; this is encoded by the coding sequence ATGTTGCGTGATAAATTTTTTGCTGTTATAATTATTTTAACATTTTCAATATTGATGTATAACTGTTCTGAAAATAAGCAGGATAAGCCAATCAATAAATCTTCAAAACTAAGGGTTACATCCACAACGGGAATGATTACTGATGCCCTTAATAATATTGCCGGTGACAAGATTGAACTTGTTGCTACAATATGCGGACCGGGTATTGACCCACACTCATATATACCCACAACAAGAGACATTGTAAATATAAACAGTTCTGATTTGATTATATATAATGGGCTTAATCTTGAGGCAAAAATGGGAGAAATACTAGGTAGTCAGGGGAAAGACAAAGCTTTTGCAATTGGCACAGCAATACCAAAAGATTCACTGATAAATAATTCCGAAAAATCGAATATTCTTGACTACGACCCGCATGTGTGGAATAGCCCAATGCTCTGGATTTATTCACTTAACATGCTTATAGATGTTTTAGTTGAAAAAGACCCGGAAAATGCAGATTTTTACAAAACAAATGGTGAAAAATATATCAATGATATCAAAGAAGCTTATGATTACGCAAAAGCCAAATATAGCGAAATTCCACAAAACAGACGTGTATTAATCAGTGAGCACGATGCATTTCAATATTTTGCCAAAGCTTATGATTTTCAGGTGATGTCAGTACTTGGTATGAATACTGATTCTGAAGCCGGAATAAGAGTTATTCAGCAATTATCAGATTTTGTTGTTGCCAATCAGGTCAAATCTGCATTTATTGAGACAATTATAAATCAAAAAGGTATTCAGGCACTTCAAAATGCAGTTAAAAGCAAAAAATGGGAAATTAAAATAGCTGAAAAACCACTTTATTCAGATGCATTAGGTCAGAATCCACCAACAGATACATTTATTGGAACAATAATTTATAATGCAGATGTTATATACGAAGCATTGAAATAA